One Planktothrix sp. FACHB-1365 genomic window carries:
- a CDS encoding VWA domain-containing protein, translating into MANEPGDKYVKYAVDLVMCIDGTGSMGHLIDEVKSTALNFYPKLEAKMETKQKKIDQLRAKVIVFRDYWADAPDQAMVESKFFNLRTENSGFADFVSKIQAQGGGDEPENGLEGLDLALRSKWEKAQDFAKQRYVVIVYTDASAHSLEKSPKPAHYPKGISSTLDDLTDYWSEMSSPAKRLLLFTPDASPWTMIASSWDNTIHFASKAGKGLEEFEMDEILDVIANSV; encoded by the coding sequence ATGGCAAACGAACCAGGGGACAAATATGTTAAGTATGCTGTTGATTTAGTCATGTGCATCGATGGTACAGGTTCAATGGGTCACTTGATTGATGAAGTCAAGTCTACAGCCCTCAACTTCTATCCCAAGCTCGAAGCCAAGATGGAAACTAAACAGAAAAAAATTGATCAACTTAGGGCTAAAGTAATTGTATTTCGGGATTACTGGGCTGATGCACCTGATCAAGCAATGGTAGAGTCTAAGTTCTTTAATCTCCGTACAGAAAACAGTGGATTTGCTGATTTTGTTTCTAAAATTCAAGCACAAGGGGGTGGGGACGAACCAGAAAATGGCTTAGAAGGTTTGGATTTAGCGTTAAGATCCAAATGGGAAAAAGCCCAAGATTTTGCTAAACAACGCTATGTCGTTATTGTTTATACTGATGCCAGTGCCCATAGTTTAGAAAAAAGTCCTAAGCCTGCCCATTATCCTAAAGGAATTTCTTCAACTTTAGATGATCTCACCGATTATTGGTCAGAAATGTCAAGCCCTGCCAAACGATTGCTCTTGTTTACTCCTGATGCTTCTCCTTGGACAATGATTGCTAGTAGTTGGGATAACACAATACATTTTGCCTCTAAAGCAGGTAAAGGATTAGAAGAATTTGAAATGGATGAAATTTTAGATGTTATTGCTAATAGCGTTTAA